The nucleotide sequence ACCATCCAAGAAATGAAAGGTAACGGGTTTAACCCGTCTGTTATAACTTATTCCACCATTATCGAGTCATACTGTCGACATGCTAACTTTAGTAAAGTGTATGAGACACTTGATGAAATGGAATCGAACGGTTGCCCTGCTAATGTTGTAACGTTCACTACTATTATGAGTTATTTGACTAAAAATAAGGAATATGATGAAGCATTGAAAATACCCGAGAGAATGAAATTAGTTGGATGTAAGCCCGATACATATTTTTACAACGCGTTGATTCATACATTAGCAAAAGCAGGACAGGTTGAAGAAGCTATTAATGTAtttgagcttgaattggcgagttGTGGTGTTCAACCAAACACGTCGACCTATAATTCAATGATTGCAATGTATTGTCATCATGGTCGGGAACATGAAGCCCTAAATATGTTAGAAAGTTTGGAAAGTTCTGAACTTTGTAGGCCTGATATTCAGTCATTTAGTCCGTTACTGAAACTATGCTTTAAAACCGGGAAAACGGATGTTTTTTTGGGTAGTTTGTTAGATGACATGGTTAATAAGCATCATCTTAGCTTTGATTTGGGAGTATACACTCTTTTGATCCATGGGTTATGTAGAGCGAATAAGTGTGATTGGGCGTACCGACTTTTTCGGGAGATGGTAGCTAAAGATGTTATACCGCGATACCAAACGTGTTCTTTGCTTCTGAATGAAATCAAGCAGAGAAATAACTATGATGCTGCTGATCATATTGAAGGGTATATGAAGCGTCTGAAATCTTCTTGAGGATTAGATAATTTATATTTCCAGTTACTCTAAGATGATACATTGGTGATGGTAGTAATATATGTTTGTTTATGTGGTTTGTTCTTGGTTCATTGATAATGAATTTTGGTACAATCTTAGTATAAGTTCGTTTAATTCATTTAAAAATGTTAGTAATTACTTTGTTTTTAGGAAATAAAAGTTGTCACATAACAGGTATGGTGtgttgtatttttttatttattttagttcaTTAGTCAAGAGTGATTAAAGACAACCCGCATGTGTTTTTTCATGTTGGAGTACATAAATAGAATAATGTAATCAAGAAAATTTACTCCTTTTGTATCCATCTGTAACCACTACTACAACTTTTGTTATGTCTTATATTTTTGTACGTACAGTAACCATATGGGTTTTGTTAGATCAACTCTCTTGAATCAATATAGACCCATAGAAATTTATCAATTCTCATTTGGGTTTTTCTTGGTTTTCAATGAGATTAACATCTTTCCTCAAATATTACCAAAATAAATTTTGGGTTCTGTTTAACCAAATGGGTATAGTTCAGTTAAAATAAATGTTTAATAATGATTCCAATGGCTCCTTCATATTTCCCGTTAATGGTGGTATGCATCTCCAATTGATTTAGCAGCTGCAACTGGTCACTATGATTGAGTCATTGAGTTTCTTTATTTTGTCCCAAATTTGCTTATCAAATTAACATCCTTAGACGTATAAGGTGGCTTGAAATAGTATGGTACAATGAAGAACAATTCAATGATGTTGCAAAAATCAGATCAAAAGAGGCCATGATCATAATTTCTTGATCAGAGTTGGTTATGGTGGTTGGCTACTTTACACAGCTGCACCAGCTAGTGATTTTGGATTTGTTAAATATTTGTTGAATAGGATCCCATTATTAGTTTTGGTGAAGGAGAGTATGGAGTTACTGATATATATTATAGTGTTGCCGCAAGAAGCAAGAAATTGAGTTTTTTTAAATGTTATGGTTAACAGCGAGGGAGTAACCTACCTGATGGGTTGCGTACATTAGAGTATGCGGTTGAATTACTTGTCCTCCCAGTAACCCAAACATGTAAAACCTTAGAACATTTTAAGGGTTAGAAACAGCCAGAGAGAGTAATCATGATGATGGACTGCGTACATTAGAGTATGATGTTGGATTACTAGCTTTCCTGTATAatccgaacagggaaaaccttagaACTTTTTTAAATGTTTTGCTTGACTTTGCTTAGTGATATGATATTGGGTCAGTTTTTAAACTGGATATGATGGATAGGGCCGTTGATTACGCTACTAGACATGGACGGCCTTAAGGGGGAGCAACTCGATCGATTGCTTGGGGCATAGGGTTTTCAGGgtatcatttttttttaatatatacatacacaaTCGGAGATTTGAGATACAAAAAGGCCCAAAAACAACAATCAAATGActcagaaaaaaaaaagaaatcaaagTCCAGTATATGATAGCAAGTTCAAAAGACTTTTTTtaaaatagcttatattattcgtagggtctaagattttttttttttttttttaaatagcttATATTATTCGTTAGAGTCTAAGGATCTTTCTTTCACTCCGTTCTAAATACTTAAATTCTTGAGACCGACTCCACTGCTAGAGGTGAAAGTGTTGAAATGTAGAAGCAAATAACTAAAGATTGTTGTGAGATCCTGATTTATAGAGATTTGCAGGGTTCTACATTGTTGCAGTCTACTTCTGGAAGCAGTCAAACTAAGGGTATGTAAATTCCCATGTTTTGTGTATTATAGAAAACTCATGTTTATTTTTAGAGAACACACTAACCTAACATTAATATGGGGATCAACCGACTTTAAATACATAAAGAAAATTTTAAATGGCTATTCGTGGGTATGATTCTTCTTTGAGActctaattcttttatcatcaaTGAAGCCATCGAAGCTTAATTTCATATATCGGTCAAGGATAATTGGGTCAGATTTAACACTGAAATTGCCATTGTTAATGTTCATGGTTCACCCGAATTAGTGATGATGGCCTCAAGTTTAGTAAGATTAATCGTTTCTTGATATCTGAGGAATGGGCCCAATTCTGATCAAATTTAGCGGCAAAAACATTAGACAGGTGGACTTTCGATCACTGTCCAATTATACTCAAGGAATTCCTCTTTGATTTTGGACCAAAAACTACCAAAGTTTTCGATTCGTGGTATGAATTAAAAGATGTGGATAAATAATCGAAAGCGCTTGGAACACTCCCACCCTTGGTAATAGACATGATTATGTGCTACGTAATAAACTTTAATGTGTGAAAATTGAGTAAAAAAATAACAGCAAGAATCTCAATGGGCTTAAAGCGAAATTTAAGATTTGTGTAATGCTACTTCACAGTGGGAAACGTTGGCAGATACTCGATCACAACTGAAACTGAAAGAAATCAGTGGATGGCGGATAAAAGGAAATGGTTCAaaaaagaaaaaatcaaaaataaaatgtTGAAACAAAAAGCTAAAATCAAATGGTCTATCGAGAATGACGAGAACTCAAAATACTTTTACAACTTCATCAAAAGAAGATCCAATAAAAACAACATATAAGGGTTATATGGTCAAAGGATCCGATGAATATAAAAAACGAGGCTTGGAGATACTTTAATAATATTTTCAAAGTTGGTTCTTCAAATAACACATGTTCCTTCGATTCAGAAGCACACTTGGAATATATATCACCATCCGATAACATGATGTTAGAAGCAAAGTTTGAAGAAAAAGAAATCTAGGAGGCTATCCAAAGTTGTGAGAATTGAAAATTTCCCGGGCATGACGGTTTCACCATGAAATTCTTCAAAAATATTGGTGACTAATCAAAGGCGACCTCATTAAGATGATTGAGTGGTTCTGGTATAATATGGAAATCTCAAGAGGTTGTAGCGCGTCGTTTATCACCTTAATTCCCAATGGCATTAACGAATACCGTCTGATATGTCTCAttaattgttattacaaaataatagcgAAAGTTCTCTCAATGCGACTTTTAAAAGTAATCCATAAAATCGTTGGTTATCAGCAAACGACATTTCAAAAAGGTAAAAGCACTTTAGATAATGTGATAGTAGAAAACGAGGTAGTTGATGAACTCAAAATAAAGAAGAAAAAGGGACTCATTTTCAAAGTTGACTTTGAGAAGGCATTCGACTGTATAGATTGGACATTCCTTTTTAACACAATGCATTGCATGGGATTCGGTTCCAAATGGATTCGGTGGATATCAGCATGTCTAACTTCGTCCTTCATCTCCGTTTTAGTAAATGGTTCACTCACAAAAGAACTCAATCCGGAAAGGGTCGTCCGACAAGGAGACCCGATCTCTCCTTTTCTC is from Rutidosis leptorrhynchoides isolate AG116_Rl617_1_P2 chromosome 10, CSIRO_AGI_Rlap_v1, whole genome shotgun sequence and encodes:
- the LOC139872913 gene encoding pentatricopeptide repeat-containing protein At3g04130, mitochondrial-like; the encoded protein is MNRSLPMPRLMMKKNLSILRDYVVRGSLNSANFRLKSVSFSSIALANGDKYYADSPDNIDLVIAKVQARGTDDEIFRSLVHDRACSAIPISHNLVSQLLYRFKDDWKSALGVFKWVESYPEYTPLSESYDKMLDILGKTKQMENMMSLLDKMNQDNRVTINSIAKVMRRLCGAGKWESAVMVFDDIHKFGLEKNTDSMNLLLDTLCKENKVEQARKIFLELKSCIPPSAHTFNIFIHGWCKVNRVDEAIWTIQEMKGNGFNPSVITYSTIIESYCRHANFSKVYETLDEMESNGCPANVVTFTTIMSYLTKNKEYDEALKIPERMKLVGCKPDTYFYNALIHTLAKAGQVEEAINVFELELASCGVQPNTSTYNSMIAMYCHHGREHEALNMLESLESSELCRPDIQSFSPLLKLCFKTGKTDVFLGSLLDDMVNKHHLSFDLGVYTLLIHGLCRANKCDWAYRLFREMVAKDVIPRYQTCSLLLNEIKQRNNYDAADHIEGYMKRLKSS